In Xenorhabdus poinarii G6, the following are encoded in one genomic region:
- the recB gene encoding exodeoxyribonuclease V subunit beta → MSGHQAVASHKLNPLTLPLYGQRLIEASAGTGKTYTIGLLYLRLLLGLGGSAAFSRPLNVEEILVVTFTEAATDELRGRIRENIHQLRLACIRAETVVSDLTYQQLLDEIPDKESAASWLLAAERQMDEAAIYTIHGFCQRMLAHNAFESGVLFEQTLIQDESQLWKQGCADFWRRHCYPLPVPIAVEVSRIWNGPEALLKDIAGYLHGDMPYIDNAPEEDETLFSRHQKIIEQIDSIKRQWNDAAAELEGLIMLSGVDKRSYSKKYLPNWLRSVSEWARSPTTDYQLPKDLDKFCQSRLLEKTKKGDVPQHPLFEAIDGLYQYPLTLKDIIIAKAIVEVRQSVNQEKLTRGYMGFDDLLTRLDSALQRAGGKQLAATIRQRYPVAMIDEFQDTDSQQYRIFQAIYCPSSETRSPNAETPEHGLLFIGDPKQAIYAFRGADIFTYIRARSNVKAHYTLETNWRSSVSMVQAVNKLFLQSERPFWFEQIPFIHVKAAEKNQALKFSFYDADQPALRFWLQPGEGVSKGAYEQHMARQCAAQIRDWLQAGQAGKALLYRTGKASCPVRAADITVLVRDRREAALIRNELNTLNIPSVFLSNRESVFATPEAKDVLWLLQAVLAPEKARELRCALASSLFGFSAKHIDQWNHDEAAWDRLVDEFDGYARLWRTRGVLPMLRAVMAKYRIAENLLAGDDGERRLTDVMHIGELLQETAQQLDSEHAVVRWLAQQISRPNPQAESQQLRLESDRNLVQICTIHKSKGLEYPLVCLPFICGYRKQKQAVYHDRHHFETHLSLSHDDEILKKALALADEERLAEDLRLLYVALTRSVYHCSVGVAPLIKGNRGKSGETDLHLSALGYLLQKGQKGDAELLRSSLNALCDDNIELKQVDEIIDSPWCAQSENRVSLAARRFQRSLRDDWRVTSYSGLQYAAAHTSAGVFGESVEVIVQSMSPKLDMDARGEKAGKPSLQMTPHTFPRGAAAGTFLHSILEALDFSERPDPAWLAEKLTASGFDEKWTSILARWIDDIVGAELNEQGIQLARVPHHQRQSEMQFYLPVDKLLHAKEMDALTRRYDPLSAQCAPLSFHQVKGMLKGFIDLVFCWQDKFYVVDYKSNWLGENSQAYTQEAMAKAMIEHRYDLQYQLYTLAVHRYLRHRLANYDYRQHFGGVMYLFLRGIDKANPGQGIYHYLPPFEFIDELDTLFSDVGEGKSG, encoded by the coding sequence ATGTCAGGTCATCAAGCAGTCGCGTCTCATAAACTTAATCCGTTAACGTTGCCGCTGTATGGTCAGCGGCTGATAGAGGCGTCGGCAGGCACGGGGAAGACGTATACGATAGGCTTACTGTATCTTCGTCTGTTATTGGGATTGGGCGGCTCGGCTGCCTTTTCCCGGCCGCTGAATGTTGAAGAAATTTTGGTTGTGACCTTTACGGAAGCCGCGACAGACGAGTTGCGTGGGCGTATTCGTGAAAATATTCACCAACTCCGCTTGGCCTGTATACGGGCAGAAACGGTGGTTAGTGACCTGACTTATCAGCAATTGTTGGATGAAATCCCTGATAAGGAAAGTGCAGCCAGTTGGTTATTGGCCGCTGAACGCCAGATGGATGAAGCGGCGATTTACACCATTCACGGTTTTTGCCAGCGCATGTTAGCGCATAACGCATTTGAATCCGGTGTGTTATTTGAACAAACGTTAATTCAGGATGAAAGCCAACTGTGGAAACAAGGTTGTGCTGATTTTTGGCGGCGTCATTGTTATCCCCTGCCAGTGCCAATTGCTGTGGAAGTTAGCCGGATATGGAATGGGCCGGAAGCATTATTGAAAGATATTGCGGGCTATTTACACGGCGATATGCCGTATATCGACAATGCGCCTGAAGAGGATGAAACGCTGTTTAGCCGTCATCAAAAAATCATTGAGCAAATTGATTCGATAAAGCGTCAGTGGAATGATGCCGCGGCTGAATTAGAAGGGCTTATCATGCTCTCAGGTGTTGATAAGCGTAGTTACAGCAAGAAGTATTTGCCTAATTGGTTGAGGAGTGTTTCTGAATGGGCCAGATCGCCCACCACCGACTATCAACTGCCTAAAGATTTGGATAAATTTTGTCAGTCTCGTTTATTGGAAAAGACCAAAAAAGGGGACGTGCCGCAGCATCCGTTGTTTGAAGCCATTGATGGGTTATATCAGTATCCACTGACACTGAAAGATATTATTATCGCCAAAGCGATTGTCGAAGTGCGTCAATCTGTCAATCAGGAAAAACTGACTCGGGGCTATATGGGCTTTGATGACCTGTTGACCCGCCTGGATAGTGCTTTGCAGCGCGCCGGAGGCAAGCAGCTTGCGGCAACTATCCGGCAGCGTTATCCCGTCGCAATGATTGATGAGTTTCAGGATACGGACTCACAGCAGTATCGCATTTTCCAGGCCATATATTGCCCCTCATCAGAAACCCGCTCGCCAAATGCGGAAACACCAGAACATGGCTTGCTGTTCATTGGCGATCCCAAACAAGCGATTTACGCGTTTCGTGGCGCTGATATTTTTACCTACATCCGCGCCCGTTCTAACGTCAAGGCACATTACACGCTGGAAACCAACTGGCGTTCTTCTGTGTCCATGGTGCAAGCGGTGAATAAACTGTTTCTCCAGTCAGAGCGCCCATTCTGGTTTGAACAGATCCCATTCATTCACGTTAAAGCTGCGGAGAAAAATCAGGCGCTGAAATTTTCTTTTTATGATGCGGATCAGCCGGCTTTGCGATTTTGGTTACAGCCTGGTGAAGGCGTTTCCAAAGGTGCCTATGAACAACACATGGCTCGACAGTGTGCAGCTCAGATAAGAGATTGGTTGCAGGCAGGACAAGCCGGAAAAGCACTTTTATACCGAACCGGAAAAGCAAGTTGCCCGGTCAGAGCGGCAGATATTACGGTATTGGTACGTGATCGCCGGGAAGCCGCGTTAATCCGTAATGAGTTAAATACGCTGAACATACCCTCGGTTTTTTTATCCAACCGGGAAAGTGTGTTTGCGACGCCAGAAGCGAAAGATGTGCTTTGGTTATTGCAAGCCGTATTGGCGCCGGAAAAAGCACGGGAATTGAGGTGTGCATTAGCCAGCAGTTTGTTTGGTTTTAGTGCCAAACACATTGATCAATGGAATCACGACGAAGCGGCGTGGGATCGTTTAGTCGATGAATTTGATGGTTATGCTCGTTTGTGGCGTACTCGTGGTGTATTACCAATGCTACGGGCGGTCATGGCGAAATATCGAATAGCAGAGAACCTGTTGGCCGGTGATGACGGTGAACGTCGGCTTACTGATGTGATGCATATTGGTGAGTTATTGCAGGAAACCGCTCAGCAGTTAGATAGCGAACATGCCGTTGTTCGTTGGCTGGCGCAACAAATTTCACGTCCGAATCCACAAGCAGAAAGCCAGCAGTTGAGGCTGGAGAGCGATCGGAATTTGGTGCAAATCTGTACTATTCATAAATCGAAGGGGCTGGAATATCCGTTGGTTTGTTTGCCTTTCATCTGTGGTTACCGGAAACAGAAGCAGGCGGTTTATCACGATCGCCACCACTTTGAAACCCACCTCAGCTTGTCCCATGATGATGAAATATTGAAAAAAGCGCTGGCGCTGGCCGATGAAGAGCGTTTGGCTGAGGATCTCCGTTTGCTGTACGTCGCGTTAACACGCTCAGTTTATCACTGTAGTGTTGGTGTGGCACCGCTTATCAAAGGGAATAGGGGGAAATCGGGTGAGACGGATTTGCACTTGTCGGCGCTTGGATACCTGTTACAAAAGGGGCAGAAAGGGGATGCCGAACTCTTGAGAAGCAGCTTGAATGCGCTTTGTGATGACAATATAGAACTTAAACAGGTAGACGAGATTATTGATTCGCCCTGGTGCGCACAAAGTGAAAATCGTGTATCGCTGGCAGCCAGAAGATTTCAGCGTTCCCTTCGGGATGACTGGCGGGTGACGAGTTATTCCGGTTTGCAATATGCGGCTGCCCACACGTCTGCGGGTGTATTTGGCGAGTCCGTAGAGGTGATTGTGCAATCCATGTCTCCGAAGCTGGATATGGATGCTCGTGGTGAAAAGGCGGGAAAACCGTCGCTACAGATGACGCCACATACTTTTCCACGAGGGGCCGCGGCGGGGACATTCCTGCACAGTATTTTAGAGGCGCTGGATTTCAGTGAGCGCCCGGATCCAGCGTGGTTAGCGGAAAAACTGACTGCCTCAGGATTTGACGAAAAATGGACCTCGATCCTGGCGCGGTGGATAGACGATATCGTTGGCGCAGAACTGAACGAACAAGGCATACAATTGGCTCGTGTGCCCCATCATCAACGACAAAGTGAGATGCAGTTTTACCTGCCCGTGGATAAGCTATTGCATGCAAAGGAAATGGATGCCCTGACGCGTCGCTATGATCCGTTGTCAGCACAGTGTGCGCCGCTATCCTTTCATCAGGTCAAAGGCATGTTAAAAGGCTTTATCGATTTGGTTTTTTGCTGGCAGGATAAGTTTTACGTCGTGGATTACAAATCAAATTGGTTGGGGGAAAACAGCCAGGCATATACGCAAGAGGCGATGGCAAAAGCCATGATAGAACATCGTTATGACTTGCAGTATCAGCTTTATACATTGGCTGTGCACCGTTATTTACGCCATCGGCTGGCCAATTATGATTATCGTCAGCACTTTGGTGGCGTGATGTACCTGTTTCTGCGTGGTATTGATAAGGCGAATCCGGGGCAGGGAATCTACCATTATCTGCCCCCCTTTGAATTTATTGATGAACTGGATACGCTTTTTAGCGATGTTGGTGAGGGAAAAAGCGGATGA
- the recD gene encoding exodeoxyribonuclease V subunit alpha, with protein MNAMMSLLQQAVSQKLFRSLDVQFAYAMIEDENPLLLLIAALLSAESGAGHVCLPLERISPKYFFEGRQPELAASLWALAGEPELQQILAALQSCPAVSTGESPTPIVLSRQGGNSDRLYLQRLWHSERRVAQFFAAVTLTETLDEMQLRHILDDLFGVTVEGEIDWQKVAAAVAATSRISVISGGPGTGKTTTVAKLLAALIKLHEGKKLSIQLAAPTGKAAARLTESLREAVKKLDLTSEQWRSIPEQAQTIHRLLGAQPDSQKLRYGRDNPLSLDVLIIDEASMVDLPMMAHLIEALPSRAKVIFLGDKDQLASVEAGAVLGDICRFAEQGYSTERAEQLSRLTGCQLDPYSSARATENSSAVRDCLCLLRKSYRFNAASGIGQLASAVNRGDRAGVARVLRQSFSDVDFYPLLVDADYQHLLAATASGYYPYLAMANAQASEKAILAEFNRFRLLCALREGPFGVTGLNQRVEQLLHRKGVITLPRTPLSQNTENRNYIGRPIMILRNDSTLGLFNGDIGIMLKNQENELKAYFQLSDGQIKGFQPSRLPHHETAYVMTVHKSQGSEFEHTALVLPTQYSPLVSRELVYTALTRAREKLTLYACQPVLDKAVAIVTQRRSGLAEWFNLQ; from the coding sequence ATGAATGCCATGATGTCATTGTTGCAGCAAGCGGTAAGCCAGAAGCTATTTCGCTCTCTGGATGTGCAGTTTGCGTATGCGATGATTGAAGATGAAAACCCGCTGTTATTGTTAATTGCGGCTTTGTTAAGTGCGGAGTCAGGTGCGGGGCATGTTTGTTTGCCGTTGGAACGGATTTCACCAAAATACTTTTTTGAAGGCAGGCAACCTGAATTAGCCGCATCACTTTGGGCTTTGGCTGGAGAGCCAGAACTACAGCAAATTCTGGCGGCGTTACAATCCTGTCCGGCGGTCAGTACGGGGGAGTCTCCGACACCGATCGTCCTCAGCCGACAAGGGGGGAATAGTGACCGTTTATATTTACAGCGTCTGTGGCACAGTGAACGGCGTGTTGCCCAGTTTTTTGCTGCTGTGACGTTGACGGAGACGCTGGATGAAATGCAGCTCCGTCATATTTTAGATGATCTTTTTGGTGTGACGGTGGAAGGCGAAATTGATTGGCAGAAAGTGGCGGCGGCAGTGGCGGCAACAAGCCGAATTTCAGTGATCTCCGGTGGGCCGGGTACCGGAAAAACCACCACTGTGGCGAAGTTACTTGCGGCTTTGATCAAGTTGCATGAAGGGAAAAAATTAAGCATTCAGTTGGCTGCGCCAACCGGCAAGGCAGCGGCAAGACTGACTGAATCGCTGAGAGAGGCCGTCAAGAAACTCGATTTGACGTCAGAGCAGTGGCGTAGCATTCCAGAACAGGCGCAGACTATTCATCGCTTATTGGGGGCACAACCCGATAGCCAAAAATTGCGTTATGGTCGTGATAATCCGCTGTCCCTTGATGTTTTGATCATTGATGAAGCTTCAATGGTGGATTTACCGATGATGGCTCATTTGATTGAGGCGTTACCGTCCCGAGCGAAGGTGATTTTCTTGGGGGATAAAGACCAGCTTGCTTCGGTTGAAGCCGGCGCAGTATTAGGCGATATCTGCCGTTTTGCCGAACAGGGTTATAGTACTGAGCGAGCCGAGCAATTAAGCCGGTTAACCGGATGTCAGTTAGACCCTTATTCTTCCGCCCGCGCGACTGAAAACAGTTCTGCGGTGCGGGATTGTCTATGCCTGTTACGTAAGAGCTATCGCTTCAATGCCGCTTCTGGCATTGGTCAGTTGGCATCGGCTGTTAATCGGGGAGATCGCGCCGGTGTTGCTAGGGTATTGCGCCAGTCATTTTCTGACGTTGATTTTTATCCACTGTTAGTCGATGCCGACTATCAGCATCTGCTGGCCGCAACGGCTTCCGGTTACTACCCATACTTAGCGATGGCAAATGCGCAGGCATCGGAAAAAGCAATCCTGGCCGAATTTAACCGTTTTCGATTACTGTGTGCATTAAGAGAAGGTCCTTTTGGTGTGACGGGGCTGAATCAACGAGTGGAACAATTACTGCACCGGAAAGGTGTTATTACCTTGCCCAGAACACCTTTATCCCAAAATACAGAGAATCGTAATTATATTGGGCGTCCGATTATGATTTTGCGTAATGACAGTACGCTTGGGCTGTTTAACGGAGATATCGGGATTATGCTCAAGAATCAGGAGAATGAGCTGAAAGCCTATTTTCAGTTATCTGATGGGCAGATTAAAGGGTTTCAGCCGAGCCGATTACCGCACCATGAGACGGCTTATGTGATGACGGTACATAAGTCTCAAGGGTCTGAATTTGAGCATACGGCGCTGGTTTTACCCACTCAATATTCACCGTTAGTCAGCCGGGAATTGGTGTATACCGCATTGACCAGAGCCAGAGAGAAATTAACCCTTTATGCCTGTCAGCCAGTTTTGGACAAGGCAGTGGCGATAGTCACACAGCGGCGAAGCGGGTTAGCGGAATGGTTCAATCTGCAATAA
- the argA gene encoding amino-acid N-acetyltransferase produces the protein MKERNTELIEVFRHSVPYINTHRGKTFVIMLGGEAIAHDNFPNIINDIGLLHNLGIRLIVVYGARPQIEQNIAEHNYQSVYHKHTRVTDSKALDLVKQAAGLLQLDITARLSMSLSNTPLQGANINVVSGNFIIAQPLGVDDGIDYCHSGRIRRIDEKAINQQLNNGTIVLIGPVAVSVTGESFNLTSEKIAAQLAIKLKAEKLIGFCASQGVLDEKGNTLSELLPDEGEAHLCKLENSAERYSDTARFLKGAVKACRRGVNRSHLISYQENGSLIQELFSREGIGTQIVMASSEQIRRANINDIGGILELIRPLEQQGILVRRSREQLEMEIDNFTLIELDNVTIACAALYAYPDEKIGEMACVAVHPDYRNSARGEILLNAIIHHAKQAGLEKLFVLTTRSIHWFQEKGFEPAGIELLPVEKQALYNYQRRSKILVLNLQDCKPYQH, from the coding sequence ATGAAAGAAAGAAATACTGAATTGATTGAGGTTTTTCGTCATTCAGTTCCGTATATCAATACACACAGAGGCAAAACGTTTGTCATTATGTTAGGCGGTGAAGCCATTGCGCATGACAATTTTCCTAATATCATCAATGACATTGGTCTGCTGCATAATTTGGGGATTCGCTTAATCGTCGTCTATGGTGCTCGCCCACAAATCGAACAGAATATTGCGGAGCACAACTACCAATCGGTTTATCACAAGCACACCCGAGTAACAGATAGCAAAGCCTTGGATTTGGTTAAACAAGCCGCGGGATTATTACAATTAGATATCACAGCGCGTCTTTCCATGAGCTTAAGTAATACACCATTACAAGGTGCCAATATTAATGTTGTCAGTGGCAATTTTATTATCGCCCAACCTTTAGGGGTCGATGATGGCATCGATTATTGCCACAGTGGCCGAATTCGCCGAATTGACGAGAAAGCGATCAACCAACAATTAAATAATGGCACGATCGTGCTGATTGGGCCGGTTGCGGTGTCTGTCACCGGAGAAAGTTTCAATCTGACTTCCGAAAAAATTGCCGCACAATTGGCGATTAAATTAAAAGCAGAAAAATTAATTGGATTTTGCGCCTCTCAGGGGGTGCTTGACGAAAAAGGAAATACTCTCTCAGAGTTACTGCCCGATGAAGGAGAGGCTCATCTGTGCAAATTGGAAAACTCAGCTGAGCGCTACTCAGACACTGCACGTTTCTTAAAAGGGGCAGTTAAAGCCTGTCGCCGTGGTGTCAACCGCAGCCATTTAATCAGTTATCAAGAAAATGGCTCGTTAATTCAGGAGTTATTCTCCCGCGAAGGAATTGGTACTCAGATCGTGATGGCGAGTTCCGAACAGATACGCCGAGCCAATATCAATGATATTGGTGGCATTCTTGAACTTATTCGCCCATTGGAGCAACAGGGTATCCTGGTACGCCGTTCACGGGAACAACTGGAAATGGAAATTGATAATTTCACCTTGATAGAACTCGATAATGTCACTATCGCCTGTGCTGCCCTGTACGCTTATCCTGATGAAAAAATCGGGGAAATGGCCTGCGTTGCAGTGCACCCGGATTACCGGAACTCTGCCAGAGGGGAAATATTGTTAAATGCCATTATCCACCACGCTAAACAGGCAGGGTTGGAAAAACTGTTCGTGCTCACAACTCGCAGTATTCACTGGTTTCAGGAGAAAGGTTTTGAGCCAGCAGGCATTGAGCTATTGCCCGTGGAAAAACAGGCGCTGTATAACTACCAGCGCCGTTCCAAAATTTTGGTGCTGAATTTACAGGATTGTAAACCTTATCAGCATTAA
- the amiC gene encoding N-acetylmuramoyl-L-alanine amidase AmiC: MSHSDHNISRRRLLKGVAAVWLLSISPVGYAATSNVIAVRIWPASSYTRVTLESNIPLKYRQFSLSNPNRIVIDLQGIQLNRVLSGMGAQVQPRDPYLKLVRAGQFNPKTVRLVFEIKQAVAPHIFTLPPIAKFKHRLVLDLYPKKAANVDDDPLLALLEEYNNGSLAQDLPVRHRKPGKAGQDRPIVIMLDPGHGGEDTGAIGKYKTREKDIVLQIARRLQALIKREPGMKVYMTRNEDVFIPLKVRVAKARKMQADLFVSIHADAFTNRSARGSSVFALSTKGATSNTARFLAQTQNEADLIGGVSKSGDKYLDHTMLDLIQTATINDSLKFGHEVLKRMGKINKLHKNGVDQAGFAVLKAPDIPSILVETAFISNLEEERKLKTAKFQQKVAESIFAGIKAYFKNGAELARR; encoded by the coding sequence ATGAGTCATTCAGACCATAATATTTCACGTCGTCGCCTGTTAAAAGGTGTAGCGGCTGTATGGCTATTAAGCATCAGTCCAGTGGGCTATGCAGCGACTTCGAACGTTATTGCTGTTCGTATTTGGCCTGCGTCCAGTTACACCAGAGTGACGTTGGAATCGAATATTCCCCTTAAATATCGCCAGTTTTCACTTTCAAATCCGAATCGGATTGTGATTGATTTGCAGGGTATCCAGCTTAATCGTGTGTTGAGCGGGATGGGGGCACAGGTTCAGCCACGCGATCCTTACTTGAAATTAGTGAGGGCAGGGCAATTTAACCCAAAGACAGTGCGTTTGGTTTTTGAAATCAAGCAAGCTGTTGCGCCGCATATTTTTACATTACCCCCCATTGCAAAGTTTAAACACCGTTTAGTCCTCGATCTGTATCCTAAAAAAGCGGCTAATGTGGATGATGACCCTTTACTGGCTTTGCTGGAAGAGTACAACAACGGAAGTCTGGCGCAGGATTTACCCGTCAGGCATCGTAAACCCGGCAAAGCAGGGCAAGACCGGCCGATTGTGATTATGCTTGATCCCGGTCATGGTGGTGAAGATACTGGCGCGATCGGAAAATATAAGACGCGTGAAAAAGATATTGTGTTGCAAATTGCCCGCCGCTTACAGGCACTTATCAAGCGTGAGCCGGGTATGAAAGTTTACATGACACGTAATGAAGATGTCTTTATTCCGTTGAAGGTGAGAGTGGCGAAAGCCCGTAAGATGCAGGCTGATCTCTTTGTGTCTATTCATGCCGATGCGTTTACAAATCGCTCTGCTCGGGGATCATCGGTGTTTGCGCTGTCAACTAAGGGCGCGACCAGCAACACCGCCCGCTTTCTTGCTCAAACGCAGAATGAGGCTGACCTGATTGGTGGCGTTAGCAAAAGTGGTGATAAATATTTGGATCATACCATGTTGGATTTGATTCAAACCGCAACGATCAATGATAGCTTGAAATTTGGTCATGAAGTGCTTAAACGGATGGGAAAAATCAATAAGCTGCATAAAAATGGTGTTGATCAGGCGGGTTTCGCCGTATTGAAAGCCCCAGATATTCCGTCCATTTTGGTCGAAACCGCATTTATTAGTAATTTGGAAGAAGAGCGCAAACTTAAGACGGCAAAATTTCAACAAAAAGTAGCGGAATCTATTTTTGCGGGTATTAAGGCGTATTTTAAAAATGGCGCTGAATTGGCACGGCGGTGA
- the mltA gene encoding murein transglycosylase A — protein sequence MKVRGKYLLFGIIISLLSGCHSRPTDQAQQYKDGHITHDFQLVNTPNAEGSPVNASDFVTQVNYISETSPRLYANNREIFEAVKRWMRSGGDTRDLNEFGLLAYQMEGSDNYGNVKFTGYYTPVLNARYTKQGEFKYPLYRMPTSSGFRLPTRAAIYRGALNKKFIIGYSNSLIDNFMMEVQGSGYVNFGDGRPLTFFGYGGKNGHAYRSIGKVLIDRDEVPKDKMSMRAIRQWAEQHSEAEVKALLEQNPSFVFFKPEPFTLVRGASAVPLVAKASVASDKSLIPPGTALLAEVPVLDEMGKFTGQYQMRLMVALDVGGAIKGNHFDIYHGVGKEPGEMAGFYNHYGRVWVLKKASAGFLAANQ from the coding sequence ATGAAAGTTCGGGGCAAATATCTTTTATTTGGCATTATCATTTCCTTGTTATCAGGATGTCATTCTCGACCGACTGATCAGGCTCAACAATATAAGGATGGGCACATTACCCATGACTTCCAGTTGGTTAATACACCTAATGCCGAAGGTTCTCCGGTGAATGCCAGCGATTTTGTGACTCAGGTTAACTATATCAGTGAAACGTCTCCCCGACTTTATGCCAATAACCGCGAAATTTTTGAGGCGGTCAAGCGCTGGATGCGGTCAGGTGGCGATACCCGCGATTTGAATGAGTTTGGTTTGCTGGCTTATCAGATGGAAGGCAGTGATAACTACGGCAACGTAAAATTTACGGGGTATTACACGCCCGTACTGAATGCGCGATACACTAAACAGGGAGAATTTAAATATCCCCTTTACCGTATGCCAACCAGTTCGGGTTTCCGCTTGCCAACTCGCGCTGCGATATATCGCGGTGCCCTGAACAAGAAATTTATTATCGGATACAGCAATTCCCTGATAGATAATTTTATGATGGAAGTGCAAGGCAGTGGTTATGTCAATTTTGGGGATGGGCGTCCATTGACCTTTTTTGGTTATGGGGGAAAAAATGGTCATGCTTATCGCAGTATTGGCAAGGTGTTGATTGATCGTGATGAAGTGCCAAAGGACAAAATGTCCATGAGGGCGATTCGTCAGTGGGCGGAACAACATAGTGAAGCCGAAGTGAAAGCATTACTGGAACAAAACCCTTCATTTGTTTTTTTTAAACCCGAACCCTTTACCCTGGTGAGAGGCGCAAGCGCCGTCCCCCTTGTGGCAAAAGCTTCGGTCGCGTCCGATAAATCCTTAATTCCGCCCGGAACAGCGCTGCTGGCGGAAGTCCCTGTACTGGATGAGATGGGCAAATTTACCGGTCAGTATCAGATGCGTCTGATGGTGGCGCTGGACGTTGGCGGCGCCATAAAAGGAAATCATTTCGATATTTATCATGGTGTTGGGAAAGAACCCGGTGAAATGGCCGGTTTTTATAATCACTATGGCCGTGTTTGGGTATTGAAAAAAGCCTCAGCTGGTTTTTTGGCGGCAAACCAGTAA
- the tcdA gene encoding tRNA cyclic N6-threonylcarbamoyladenosine(37) synthase TcdA: MQVSLSDAYLQRFAGTARLYGQKALSLFARSHVCVIGIGGVGSWAAEALARTGIGAITLIDMDDVCITNTNRQLHTLVQNVGLPKTEVIAERIRAINPECQVTCIDDFVTPDNVAELVSAEFSYVIDAIDSIRPKAALLAYCRRYKIPVVTTGGAGGQLDPTQIQVVDLAKTVQDPLAAKLKERLKSDYRVVKNGKGKLGIDCVFSTEQLVYPQSDGSVCAAKRTAEGTKRMDCASGFGAATMVTATFGFVAVSHALKKMVAKAERENTL; this comes from the coding sequence ATGCAAGTTTCTCTCTCTGATGCTTATCTTCAACGTTTTGCGGGGACGGCCCGGTTATATGGCCAGAAAGCACTGTCATTATTTGCCCGTTCACATGTTTGTGTTATCGGCATTGGTGGGGTGGGGTCATGGGCGGCAGAAGCCCTGGCGCGAACAGGTATTGGCGCGATTACCTTGATTGATATGGATGATGTTTGTATCACCAATACCAATCGTCAACTGCACACTCTGGTACAAAATGTGGGTTTGCCAAAAACCGAGGTCATTGCTGAGCGGATACGGGCAATCAATCCTGAGTGTCAGGTGACTTGCATTGATGATTTTGTCACGCCGGATAATGTTGCTGAGTTGGTGTCCGCAGAATTCAGCTATGTGATTGATGCCATTGACAGCATACGGCCAAAAGCGGCGTTATTGGCGTATTGTCGTCGTTATAAGATCCCGGTAGTCACCACTGGCGGAGCGGGCGGGCAACTTGATCCTACTCAGATCCAGGTGGTGGACTTAGCGAAAACGGTACAAGACCCATTAGCGGCGAAGCTGAAAGAACGCTTGAAATCGGATTATCGTGTGGTGAAAAACGGCAAGGGTAAGTTGGGCATTGACTGTGTTTTTTCAACAGAACAGTTGGTTTATCCTCAATCCGACGGTAGCGTTTGTGCGGCCAAACGCACTGCGGAAGGGACAAAACGAATGGATTGCGCATCCGGTTTTGGTGCCGCAACGATGGTGACGGCGACCTTTGGTTTTGTTGCGGTATCCCATGCCTTGAAAAAGATGGTGGCAAAAGCGGAGCGGGAAAATACGCTTTAA
- the csdE gene encoding cysteine desulfurase sulfur acceptor subunit CsdE, whose product MTQLSNTLLAPHPFGTEITEQQLLENFRQCALWEDRYRQLIGLARKLPSLSDELKQQNIEMSGCENRVWLGHQCLPDGRLHFYGDSEGRIVKGLLAILLTTAEGKTSEQISQTPFADLFRQLGLEQQLSSSRLNGVKSLISTIQDIASTYSR is encoded by the coding sequence ATGACACAACTTTCAAATACGCTTCTCGCTCCGCATCCATTCGGAACCGAAATCACCGAACAACAACTGCTGGAAAACTTCCGGCAATGCGCATTGTGGGAAGATCGCTATCGGCAGCTTATCGGGCTTGCCAGAAAGCTACCCTCTTTATCGGATGAATTGAAACAACAAAATATCGAAATGTCCGGCTGTGAAAACCGGGTCTGGCTGGGGCATCAATGCTTGCCGGACGGACGGTTACATTTTTATGGTGATAGCGAAGGCCGTATTGTCAAAGGCTTATTAGCCATTCTGCTGACCACTGCGGAAGGTAAAACATCTGAACAAATTTCACAAACACCTTTCGCTGACTTATTCCGACAACTTGGCCTTGAGCAACAACTCAGTAGCTCAAGGCTCAATGGGGTGAAATCCCTGATCAGCACCATTCAGGACATTGCCAGTACTTACAGTCGGTAG